One window from the genome of Cryptomeria japonica chromosome 6, Sugi_1.0, whole genome shotgun sequence encodes:
- the LOC131876593 gene encoding serine/threonine-protein phosphatase 7 long form homolog produces MRVMHRIQAHYLVLLAKGTWPDSLDQHHELDAEETALLRQVGLCYIVHLPEVMTNRAMINTLVERWHSETCYFHLPTGEASITLLDVWHILHIPISGRQVTYDPDDGISALCTLFECEEQDLHIRGHYDIHWDDFDYDDLIVVLACTVVGLLIPDRHAHGFLVGWGHVIHDMIINRCLFSWGPCLLVTLYHQMDGVVYLQ; encoded by the exons ATGAGGGTTATGCACCGGATTCAG GCACATTATCTAGTACTTCTTGCTAAGGGGACATGGCCAGATAGTCTTGATCAACATCATGAGTTGGATGCAGAGGAAACTGCTTTGTTACGACAGGTTGGATTATGTTATATTGTGCATTTGCCTGAGGTTATGACCAATAGGGCTATGATTAATACTTTGGTTGAgcggtggcattcagagacatgttatTTTCATCTAccgactggtgaggcatctatCACACTTTTGGATGTGTGGCATATTTTACACATTCCAATATCTGGTAGGCAAGTTACTTATGATCCTGATGATGGTATTTCAGCTTTGTGTACATTGTTCGAGTGTGAGGAGCAGGATCTACATATCCGTGGTCATTATGatattcattgggatgattttgattatgatgatctcatcgTTGTGCTTGCTTGTACTGTTGTTGGATTATTGATTCCTGATAGACATGCCCATGGTTTTCTTGTTGGATGGGGACATgttatacatgatatgattattaaTAGATGTTtgttttcttggggtccttgtcttcttgtgACTTTGTATCATCAGATGGATGGGGTTGTTTACTTGCAGTag